The Salvia miltiorrhiza cultivar Shanhuang (shh) chromosome 1, IMPLAD_Smil_shh, whole genome shotgun sequence genome has a window encoding:
- the LOC131009155 gene encoding uncharacterized protein LOC131009155 → MNSLFWNCRGLGNPSTIRQLVWLAKHKRPEVLFLMETKLFSVEWSPILSQLRFNNFFPVDCDGANGGRRGGLCLIWFDDINIVVKSSSLHHILATVDDGVRDAWDFCGLYGWSITDDHHYTWDLMRSLRTQVSEKWICGGDFNETMFHFEKRGGQPKTDSRLDLFRGAVDDCGLSDLGYIGEPFTWNNNQKDDANIMERLDRVLGSESWILSFHGFEVSHLLRKSSDHCPLLLCLEKEVDDNPYRPKPFRFEAMWLRHDQCKSFEEECWAAGGTISSITDMNGKLEDMGREFKAWEKNVSGHVRKRCSKIRKELTELQKSHCDAATKNDQKQLESELDELLKQDEMMWKQRSRADWLAEGDRNTGFFHRIAEGRKKRNFIREIHGADGTKVRKQEKLDEAFRSHFQELFYSGATHNPDEVLSSIEPVVTNEMNRELTMPYTKAEIVEALKQMHPLKAPGPDGSSRVFRHESQSAFVPGRHITDNALLAFEIFHMMKLNKAKEHEVFAFKLDMAKAYDRVEWGFLKDIMSHLGFASSFVDLILRCVLSVSFQVLVNGFPGSQFAPSRGLLRRAESQKLLHGARICKTAPRFSHLLFADDCIIFGRGNEREIATVKRVINSYEGVSGQLVNLEKSSISFSGGVPEEKKLQLAGLMGVQRTGQRATYLGIPSTVGRSKSEVFQMLIDRTRKKTKDWKRRFLSGAGKMVLIKSVLQSIPSYIMSCFALPSQVCQNLNNVAARFFWGQKNEERRIHWKSWKFLCTTKGSGGLGFRDISLFNQAMLAKQAWRLLTNDSSLLARSLKARHSLELRQWQTDTDRARPLAPNGNGQFLVANVEERHINSNVQMLLLEDQLMWNDDALQTTLQPNDRWKVQAQMRINPLECDKPFWPHGKFNAYSVKSGYNLAIELKQREEASSSNSLNSLSSWIWGLDVIPKVKLFLWKCMVNALPTSNMLRRRGIDVEVICRRCGEKVETVEHALRDCVWVRMLWAMSPLRIQLNTQGDNGSIVDWFEKFCRGPPKEAQALVASLSWSIWYARNLLFFQQNELSHQECLLIASRALWSPPVCSSPQKSAVVTLFCENEREFKISSDVAI, encoded by the exons ATGAATTCCTTATTCTGGAATTGTCGGGGGCTTGGGAACCCTTCGACAATTCGTCAACTTGTTTGGCTTGCCAAACATAAGCGGCCCGAGGTTTTGTTCTTGATGGAGACAAAGCTTTTTTCTGTGGAATGGTCTCCCATCTTGTCTCAGCTTCGTTTTAATAATTTCTTTCCTGTCGATTGTGATGGTGCAAATGGAGGTCGTAGAGGAGGGTTGTGCCTCATTTGGTTTGATGACATCAACATAGTGGTGAAGTCTTCCTCTCTTCACCACATTCTTGCTACTGTTGATGATGGTGTGCGCGATGCTTGGGACTTTTGTGGCTTATATGGCTGGAGTATTACTGATGACCACCATTACACTTGGGATTTAATGCGATCTCTTCGAACTCAGGTTTCGGAGAAATGGATTTGCGGTGGCGATTTTAATGAAACCATGTTTCATTTCGAGAAGCGGGGAGGTCAACCAAAAACTGACAGTAGGTTGGATCTTTTTAGGGGGGCGGTTGATGATTGTGGGTTGAGTGATCTGGGTTATATTGGTGAACCTTTCACGTGGAACAATAATCAGAAGGATGATGCCAACATTATGGAACGTTTGGACCGTGTTCTGGGGAGCGAAAGCTGGATTCTCTCTTTTCATGGTTTCGAGGTTTCACATCTTCTCAGAAAATCAAGTGATCATTGTCCCCTTCTGCTTTGCTTAGAGAAGGAGGTGGATGACAATCCATATAGACCCAAACCTTTCCGCTTTGAGGCTATGTGGTTGCGACATGATCAATGCAAAAGTTTTGAGGAAGAGTGTTGGGCAGCAGGAGGGACGATCAGTTCTATTACTGATATGAATGGCAAGCTTGAAGATATGGGTCGTGAGTTTAAAGCTTGGGAGAAGAATGTTTCTGGTCATGTTCGGAAGCGATGCTCAAAGATTAGAAAAGAGCTAACTGAACTTCAGAAAAGTCATTGTGATGCTGCTACAAAAAATGACCAAAAACAGTTAGAGTCAGAGTTAGATGAGCTTTTGAAACAAGATGAGATGATGTGGAAACAGAGGTCGAGGGCGGATTGGTTGGCAGAAGGGGATAGAAACACTGGTTTCTTCCATAGAATTGCTGAGGgtagaaaaaaaagaaactttATCCGAGAAATCCATGGTGCTGATGGAACAAAGGTGCGAAAACAAGAGAAGTTGGATGAGGCTTTTAGGAGTCACTTTCAGGAGCTCTTTTATTCAGGAGCTACTCATAACCCCGATGAAGTTCTGAGTTCCATTGAACCAGTGGTCACTAATGAGATGAATAGAGAGCTTACTATGCCATACACCAAAGCCGAGATCGTGGAGGCTCTTAAACAAATGCATCCTCTTAAAGCTCCTGGGCCTGATG GCTCAAGTCGTGTCTTCCGGCATGAGAGTCAATCTGCTTTTGTCCCTGGCCGTCACATTACTGATAATGCTTTACTGGCCTTTGAGATCTTTCATATGATGAAACTTAATAAGGCAAAAGAGCACGAAGTGTTTGCTTTTAAACTTGATATGGCCAAAGCATATGACCGTGTTGAGTGGGGTTTTTTAAAGGATATCATGTCTCACTTAGGCTTTGCTTCTTCGTTTGTGGATTTGATTTTGAGATGTGTTTTATCGGTCTCTTTTCAAGTTCTTGTTAATGGCTTTCCAGGTTCCCAATTTGCCCCTAGTCGAG GTTTACTTAGAAGGGCTGAATCCCAGAAGTTGCTGCATGGAGCCAGAATTTGTAAAACGGCCCCAAGGTTTAGCCATCTCCTGTTCGCAGATGATTGTATAATTTTTGGAAGAGGAAATGAGAGGGAAATTGCTACTGTCAAAAGAGTTATAAACTCTTATGAAGGCGTTTCAGGGCAACTTGTAAATCTTGAGAAGTCTTCCATTAGTTTCAGTGGTGGTGTTCCGGAAGAAAAGAAATTGCAGCTAGCGGGTCTCATGGGAGTGCAGCGAACTGGACAGCGTGCTACATATTTAGGCATCCCGAGTACGGTGGGGCGGTCGAAGAGTGAAGTTTTTCAGATGTTAATCGATCGAACTcgaaaaaaaactaaagattGGAAGAGAAGATTTCTCTCTGGAGCGGGGAAAATGGTGCTTATTAAGTCGGTTCTACAATCTATCCCCTCTTACATCATGAGTTGTTTTGCCCTCCCGTCTCAAGTTTGTCAAAATCTCAATAATGTGGCTGCTAGATTCTTTTGGGGACAGAAAAATGAAGAACGACGCATTCATTGGAAGAGTTGGAAATTTTTATGCACGACTAAAGGTAGCGGTGGTTTGGGTTTTAGGGACATTTCCCTCTTTAATCAGGCAATGCTTGCCAAACAAGCATGGAGGCTCCTTACAAATGATAGCTCTTTACTTGCTCGATCTTTGAAAGCGAG GCATAGCTTGGAGCTTAGGCAATGGCAGACGGATACGGATCGGGCTAGACCCTTGGCTCCTAATGGGAATGGGCAGTTCTTGGTGGCTAATGTGGAGGAACGGCATATCAATTCTAATGTTCAAATGCTCTTGCTTGAAGATCAACTGATGTGGAATGATGATGCTTTGCAGACGACTCTCCAACCGAATGACAGATGGAAAGTTCAAGCGCAAATGAGGATTAATCCTTTGGAATGTGACAAACCTTTTTGGCCTCATGGGAAATTCAATGCTTATTCAGTCAAGTCTGGTTATAATCTTGCTATTGAACTGAAACAACGTGAAGAAGCATCATCGTCTAACTCCCTCAACTCCCTGTCTTCTTGGATTTGGGGTCTTGATGTTATCCCGAAGGTGAAACTGTTTTTGTGGAAATGTATGGTGAATGCTCTGCCTACATCAAACATGCTGCGAAGAAGAGGGATTGATGTCGAGGTTATTTGTCGCAGATGTGGTGAGAAAGTGGAAACGGTGGAACATGCTCTGCGGGATTGTGTTTGGGTTCGCATGCTTTGGGCTATGTCCCCTCTCAGAATTCAGCTTAATACTCAGGGTGATAATGGTTCGATTGTGGACTGGTTTGAGAAGTTTTGCAGGGGCCCTCCCAAGGAAGCTCAAGCTCTTGTCGCGTCTCTTAGCTGGTCAATTTGGT